The proteins below are encoded in one region of Juglans microcarpa x Juglans regia isolate MS1-56 chromosome 4D, Jm3101_v1.0, whole genome shotgun sequence:
- the LOC121260807 gene encoding pentatricopeptide repeat-containing protein At1g11290, chloroplastic-like has translation MEARLMKLVGNSRGLFLMQKLGSLNLMPLPPRFLLLYHSEAQIKFLLGPIEPDTCVSLIKQCRTIQSLKSVHASMLRSHLHSNLFFSTNLISQYASLGSMSHAYSIFSSNQSSDVFLWNVMLRGFVDNGLYNRSMLLYRKMLLRGIQPDNFTYPFILKACGCVRDLEFGVIVHGNLIESGYDSDVVVGNSLVTMYGKCERLDISRLVFDKIAERNIVSWSSMIGACAQNGQYEEGLSLFSRMLDEGIRPNRALILNVMSCVHRENDADDVCRIVIDHGVDLDRPVQNAAMGMYARCGRIDIARRFFDGILEKDLMSWAAMIEAYVQTDLPLTALELFKQMVLERIPLDSVSLLSVIHACSNLASFQQARFIHGFITRRFLENQISVETALVDLYVKCGNLLYARNIFDNMRERNIISWSTLISGYGVHGHGREALYLFDQMKDSIKPDHIAFLSVLSACSHGGLLVEGWECFNSMSRDFNVTPRSEHYACMVDLLGRAGRLNEAHDFIERMPTWPDAGVWGALLGACRIHLNVELAEVAAKSLFQLDSDNPGRYVLLSNIYVSSGKRNKANMIRALMKQRGLRKIAGHTIIEIKNKIYTFVAGDQSHPQTNLIYSELEKVMHRIRQAGYTPDLNFVLHDVEEEMKEKLLYAHSEKLAIVFGLLNTGSSSTIRIRKNLRVCGDCHTATKYISKVTGRDIIVRDAHRFHHFNKGTCSCGDYW, from the coding sequence ATGGAGGCTCGTCTTATGAAGTTGGTGGGCAATTCACGTGGTTTATTCTTAATGCAGAAGCTGGGTTCGTTGAATCTTATGCCCTTACCCCCGCGTTTCCTCCTCCTCTACCACTCAGAAGCACAAATCAAGTTCCTTCTCGGACCAATCGAGCCCGATACATGCGTTTCATTGATCAAGCAATGCAGAACCATCCAATCTTTGAAATCCGTCCACGCTTCAATGCTCAGATCACATCTTCACTCAAACCTCTTCTTCTCCACCAACCTCATTTCTCAATACGCCTCTCTAGGCTCCATGTCTCATGCCTACTCCATCTTCTCTTCGAACCAATCGTCGGATGTCTTCCTCTGGAATGTAATGCTCCGTGGCTTCGTCGACAATGGATTATATAACCGTTCCATGCTTCTGTACAGAAAAATGCTACTACGGGGCATTCAACCCGACAATTTTACGTACCCTTTCATTCTCAAGGCATGTGGATGTGTTAGGGATCTTGAGTTTGGGGTTATAGTTCATGGTAACCTGATAGAATCTGGGTATGATTCAGATGTCGTCGTTGGTAATTCACTCGTTACCATGTACGGTAAGTGTGAGCGTCTTGATATTTCTCGGCTAGTGTTCGATAAAATTGCTGAAAGAAATATAGTCTCTTGGAGTTCAATGATTGGTGCATGTGCACAGAATGGGCAATACGAGGAAGGGCTATCGTTGTTCTCGCGAATGTTGGATGAGGGAATCAGACCAAACAGGGCTCTTATCTTAAATGTGATGTCCTGTGTACACAGAGAAAACGATGCTGATGATGTCTGTAGAATTGTGATAGATCATGGAGTTGACTTGGATCGGCCTGTCCAAAATGCAGCAATGGGGATGTATGCGCGATGTGGGAGAATTGACATCGCTCGAAGATTCTTTGATGGAATCCTCGAGAAGGATTTGATGTCTTGGGCAGCCATGATTGAAGCTTATGTGCAAACTGATTTGCCTCTTACAGCCTTAGAGCTCTTTAAACAGATGGTATTGGAAAGAATCCCTCTTGATTCCGTCAGCCTTTTGAGTGTGATTCATGCTTGTTCAAATTTAGCTTCTTTCCAGCAAGCACGCTTCATTCATGGGTTCATTACTCGGAGATTTCTTGAAAACCAAATATCAGTTGAAACTGCTTTAGTTGACCTCTATGTTAAATGTGGAAATTTGTTATATGCTAGGAACATTTTTGATAACATGCGGGAAAGAAATATAATCTCATGGAGTACCTTAATTTCAGGATATGGAGTACATGGCCATGGCAGAGAAGCGCTCTACCTATTTGATCAGATGAAGGACTCGATAAAGCCTGACCATATTGCATTTCTATCGGTGTTGTCTGCCTGCAGTCATGGTGGGTTGCTTGTGGAAGGATGGGAGTGCTTCAATTCCATGAGTAGAGATTTTAACGTTACACCAAGATCTGAGCATTATGCATGTATGGTTGACCTGTTGGGTCGAGCTGGTCGGCTGAATGAAGCTCATGATTTTATTGAAAGAATGCCTACGTGGCCAGATGCTGGTGTCTGGGGAGCATTGCTTGGAGCATGTAGAATTCATTTAAATGTAGAACTCGCTGAAGTTGCTGCAAAATCTTTATTTCAGTTAGATTCAGATAACCCTGGTCGGTACGTTCTATTGTCCAACATTTATGTGTCATCAGGCAAAAGGAACAAAGCTAATATGATTAGAGCTCTGATGAAACAAAGAGGGTTGAGGAAAATTGCTGGCCACACAATTATAGAGATTAAGAACAAGATCTATACATTTGTTGCTGGGGATCAGTCACACCCACAAACTAATTTGATATATTCTGAATTGGAGAAAGTGATGCATAGGATTCGACAGGCTGGGTATACACCTGATCTGAACTTTGTATTGCATGATGTGGAGGAAGAGATGAAGGAGAAGCTATTGTATGCGCATAGTGAGAAGTTGGCAATTGTGTTTGGGCTACTGAATACAGGGTCATCTAGTACCATTAGAATTAGAAAGAATCTTAGGGTTTGTGGGGATTGTCATACTGCTACAAAGTATATATCTAAGGTTACGGGAAGGGATATCATAGTGAGAGATGCTCACAGATTCCACCATTTTAACAAAGGAACATGCTCTTGTGGGGATTATTGGTGA